A region from the Mycolicibacterium phlei genome encodes:
- a CDS encoding alpha/beta fold hydrolase yields MLAASPDVTQHLNVHRFGPAGPAQVLAIHGLTGHGQRWQTLADRHLPEIAIVAPDLIGHGHSSWVAPWTIDANVAALAAVVDGEGPVVVVGHSFGGALALRLAADRPDLVSRLVLLDPAVGLDGEWMRQIADDMFASPDYTDRAEARAEKANGSWGEVEPAELDRELDEHLIDLPNGRVGWRISIPAALSYWSELARPAVLPPKGIPTTLVRATRTVPPYASDELIAELAGHLSDDFRLLEWDCDHMVAQALPEQTAALIREQF; encoded by the coding sequence ATGCTGGCAGCATCACCAGATGTGACCCAACACCTCAACGTGCACCGCTTCGGTCCCGCCGGCCCGGCCCAGGTGCTGGCCATCCACGGGCTGACCGGCCACGGGCAGCGCTGGCAGACGCTGGCCGATCGCCACCTGCCCGAAATCGCGATCGTCGCACCGGACTTGATCGGACACGGGCACTCGTCGTGGGTGGCGCCGTGGACGATCGACGCGAACGTGGCGGCGCTGGCCGCCGTGGTGGACGGCGAGGGGCCCGTCGTGGTGGTCGGCCACTCGTTCGGCGGGGCGCTGGCGCTGCGGCTGGCCGCCGACCGACCGGACCTGGTGTCGCGGCTGGTACTGCTGGATCCGGCGGTCGGGCTGGACGGCGAGTGGATGCGCCAGATCGCCGACGACATGTTCGCCTCCCCCGACTACACCGACCGCGCCGAGGCGCGCGCCGAGAAGGCCAACGGCTCCTGGGGTGAGGTGGAGCCCGCCGAACTGGACCGCGAACTCGACGAGCACCTCATCGACCTGCCCAACGGCCGGGTCGGCTGGCGGATCAGCATCCCGGCGGCGCTGTCGTACTGGAGCGAGTTGGCGCGGCCGGCGGTGTTGCCGCCCAAGGGAATTCCCACGACGCTGGTGCGCGCCACCAGGACCGTGCCGCCGTACGCGTCCGATGAGCTGATCGCGGAACTGGCCGGGCACCTCAGCGACGACTTCCGGCTGCTGGAGTGGGACTGCGACCACATGGTGGCCCAGGCGCTGCCCGAGCAGACGGCGGCGCTGATCCGGGAGCAGTTCTAG
- the moeZ gene encoding adenylyltransferase/sulfurtransferase MoeZ translates to MSTPLPPLVEPAAELTREEVARYSRHLIIPDLGLDGQKRLKNARVLVIGAGGLGSPTLLYLAAAGVGTIGIVEYDVVDESNLQRQIIHGQSDIGRSKAESARDSIREVNPLVTVNLHEFRLEPDNAVELFKQYDLVLDGTDNFATRYLVNDAAVLAGKPYVWGSIFRFEGQVSVFWEDAPNGLGLNYRDLYPEPPPPGMVPSCAEGGVLGILCASIASIMGTEAIKLITGIGETLLGRLMVYDALDMTYRTIKIRKDPSTPKITELIDYEEFCGVVSDAAAAAAADSTITPLELKEMLDSGKPIALIDVRERVEWDINHIDGAELIPKGAFESGEALAKLPTDRTPVFYCKTGVRSAEVLAIAKRAGFSDAMHLQGGIVAWGKQLDPDMVMY, encoded by the coding sequence GTGTCGACACCGTTGCCGCCGCTGGTCGAACCGGCGGCTGAACTCACCCGCGAGGAAGTCGCGCGCTACAGCCGTCACCTCATCATTCCGGACCTCGGGCTGGACGGGCAGAAGCGGCTGAAGAACGCCCGCGTGCTGGTCATCGGCGCCGGCGGGCTGGGCTCGCCGACGCTGCTGTACCTGGCCGCCGCCGGCGTGGGCACCATCGGGATCGTCGAGTACGACGTCGTCGACGAGTCGAACCTGCAGCGCCAGATCATCCACGGCCAGTCCGACATCGGTCGGTCCAAGGCCGAGAGCGCCCGCGACTCGATCCGCGAGGTCAACCCGCTGGTCACGGTCAACCTGCACGAGTTCCGTCTGGAACCCGACAACGCGGTCGAGCTGTTCAAGCAGTACGACCTGGTCCTCGACGGCACCGACAACTTCGCCACCCGCTACCTGGTCAACGACGCCGCCGTGCTGGCGGGCAAGCCGTACGTGTGGGGCTCGATCTTCCGCTTCGAGGGCCAGGTGTCGGTGTTCTGGGAGGACGCCCCCAACGGTCTCGGTCTCAACTACCGCGACCTGTACCCGGAGCCGCCGCCACCGGGGATGGTGCCGTCGTGCGCCGAGGGTGGCGTGCTCGGCATCCTGTGCGCCTCGATCGCCTCGATCATGGGCACCGAGGCCATCAAGCTGATCACCGGTATCGGGGAGACGCTGCTGGGCCGGCTGATGGTCTACGACGCGCTGGACATGACCTACCGGACGATCAAGATCCGCAAGGACCCGTCGACCCCGAAGATCACCGAACTGATCGACTACGAGGAGTTCTGCGGCGTCGTCTCCGATGCCGCCGCCGCGGCCGCCGCCGATTCGACGATCACCCCGCTCGAGCTCAAGGAGATGCTCGACTCGGGCAAGCCGATCGCGTTGATCGACGTCCGCGAACGCGTCGAGTGGGACATCAACCACATCGACGGCGCCGAGCTGATTCCCAAGGGCGCCTTCGAGTCCGGTGAGGCCCTGGCCAAGCTGCCGACCGACCGCACCCCGGTGTTCTACTGCAAGACCGGGGTCCGTTCGGCGGAGGTGCTGGCCATCGCGAAACGCGCCGGGTTCTCCGACGCGATGCACCTGCAGGGCGGAATCGTCGCCTGGGGCAAGCAACTCGACCCCGACATGGTGATGTACTAA
- a CDS encoding TIGR02569 family protein — translation MTVERPPDHVLAAFGLTGVTPVQLGEGWEGGWRCGEVVLSMVADHARAAWSAKVRETLFVDGVRLARPVRSTDGRYVVAGWRADTYVSGTPEPRHDEVISAAVRLHEATAKLERPRFLTQPPVAPWSDVDVFIAADRAAWEERPLHSLPPGAKVSPGSADGERSIELLNQLATLRKPTKSPSQLVHGDLYGTVLFAGTAAPGITDIIPYWRPASWAAGVVVVDALSWGEADDGLIERWASLPEWPQMLLRALMFRLAVHALHPRSTAAAFPGLARTAALVRLTL, via the coding sequence GTGACAGTCGAACGGCCACCGGATCATGTGCTGGCAGCGTTCGGCCTCACCGGCGTCACGCCGGTCCAGCTCGGTGAGGGCTGGGAAGGGGGCTGGCGCTGCGGGGAAGTCGTGCTCTCGATGGTGGCCGACCACGCCCGCGCCGCCTGGTCGGCCAAGGTACGCGAGACGCTGTTCGTCGACGGGGTGCGGCTGGCCCGGCCGGTGCGCTCGACCGACGGACGTTACGTGGTCGCCGGTTGGCGCGCCGACACGTACGTCTCCGGCACCCCCGAACCCCGCCACGACGAGGTGATCTCGGCGGCCGTGCGCCTGCACGAGGCCACCGCCAAGCTGGAGAGGCCGCGGTTCCTGACCCAACCGCCGGTCGCGCCGTGGTCCGACGTCGACGTGTTCATCGCCGCCGACCGGGCCGCCTGGGAGGAACGGCCGCTGCACTCGCTGCCGCCCGGGGCCAAGGTCTCACCGGGCTCCGCCGACGGCGAGCGTTCCATCGAACTGCTCAACCAGCTCGCCACACTGCGCAAGCCGACCAAGAGCCCCAGCCAGTTGGTGCACGGGGATCTCTACGGCACAGTGCTTTTCGCGGGCACCGCGGCGCCCGGTATCACCGACATCATCCCGTACTGGCGGCCCGCGTCATGGGCGGCCGGGGTGGTCGTGGTCGATGCGCTGTCGTGGGGTGAAGCCGACGACGGCCTGATCGAGCGCTGGGCCTCGCTGCCGGAGTGGCCGCAGATGTTGTTGCGTGCCTTGATGTTCCGTCTCGCGGTGCACGCGCTGCATCCGCGGTCGACGGCCGCGGCGTTCCCGGGCCTGGCCCGCACCGCGGCGCTGGTGCGCCTGACGCTGTAG
- a CDS encoding DUF3152 domain-containing protein translates to MGPDGRASPAGATRLPVLRDQWREPLRAQRDPLAADSGRVRSNRDEHRGVRKQTWLGRFISTYGWRAYALPVLIVVTVVVIYQTITGTSAPAPKQAEGPVQGPPTIGAAGTAIIGAPPKGLTEFDANLPTGILPEGGPFTEAGGRNWRIVPGTTPQVGEGTAKVFHYTIEIEDGIDTAPFGGDDAFARMVSETLANPKSWTHNPQFAFARVDESSGIEPDFRVSLTTPMTVREGCGYDIPLEASCYNPSYLDGQPRVFINEARWVRGAVPFQGDIGSYRQYLINHEVGHAIGYQRHEPCGGNDQLAPVMMQQTFSTSNNDAARFDPQSVKPDNFTCKPNPWPYPIA, encoded by the coding sequence ATGGGTCCAGACGGCCGCGCATCACCGGCGGGCGCGACCCGGCTGCCCGTATTGCGCGACCAGTGGCGCGAACCGCTTCGCGCGCAGCGCGACCCGCTCGCGGCCGACTCCGGGCGGGTCAGGTCCAACCGCGACGAGCACCGCGGCGTCCGCAAGCAGACCTGGCTGGGCCGGTTCATCTCGACCTACGGCTGGCGCGCCTACGCGTTGCCGGTGCTGATCGTGGTGACCGTCGTCGTGATCTACCAGACCATCACCGGCACCAGCGCACCCGCGCCCAAGCAGGCCGAGGGGCCGGTGCAGGGCCCCCCGACGATCGGCGCGGCCGGTACCGCGATCATCGGCGCCCCACCGAAGGGGCTGACCGAGTTCGACGCCAACCTGCCGACCGGCATCCTGCCCGAGGGCGGTCCGTTCACCGAGGCCGGCGGCAGGAACTGGCGCATCGTCCCGGGCACGACGCCGCAGGTCGGGGAGGGCACCGCCAAGGTGTTCCACTACACGATCGAGATCGAGGACGGCATCGACACCGCCCCGTTCGGCGGCGACGACGCCTTCGCCCGGATGGTCAGCGAGACGCTGGCCAACCCGAAGAGCTGGACCCACAACCCGCAGTTCGCGTTCGCCCGGGTGGACGAGTCGTCGGGTATCGAGCCGGACTTCCGTGTGTCGTTGACCACACCGATGACCGTGCGGGAGGGCTGCGGCTACGACATCCCGCTGGAGGCCTCCTGCTACAACCCGTCCTACCTGGACGGCCAGCCCCGGGTGTTCATCAACGAGGCGCGCTGGGTGCGCGGCGCGGTGCCGTTCCAGGGCGACATCGGGTCCTACCGGCAGTACCTGATCAACCACGAGGTCGGCCACGCCATCGGCTACCAGCGCCACGAACCGTGCGGCGGCAACGATCAGCTGGCGCCGGTGATGATGCAGCAGACCTTCTCGACCAGCAACAACGACGCCGCCCGGTTCGACCCGCAGTCGGTCAAACCGGACAACTTCACCTGCAAACCCAACCCCTGGCCGTACCCCATCGCCTGA
- a CDS encoding MGMT family protein produces the protein MPPVTGEQVETVRALVASIPPGRVATYGDIAEAAGLSSPRIVGWIMRTDSSDLPWHRVIRASGRPAPHLSTRQLDLLRAEGVLAEDGRIPLREVRHSF, from the coding sequence ATGCCCCCGGTCACCGGCGAGCAGGTCGAGACGGTGCGCGCGCTGGTCGCGTCGATTCCGCCGGGCCGGGTCGCCACCTACGGCGACATCGCCGAGGCGGCCGGACTGTCCAGCCCGCGCATCGTCGGCTGGATCATGCGCACGGACTCGTCGGATCTGCCGTGGCACCGGGTGATCCGGGCGTCGGGGCGGCCCGCCCCGCATCTGAGCACCCGCCAACTCGACCTGCTGCGCGCCGAGGGGGTGCTCGCCGAGGACGGCCGGATCCCGCTGCGCGAGGTGCGCCATTCGTTCTGA
- a CDS encoding ATP-dependent helicase, producing MSAPQTDLTPAALTEPGVRGVVRLLGGAGSGKSTLLVDTAVAHIAAGLDPESVLLLTGSARLGSEARARITAALLRAGGRTVVREPLVRTVHSYAFAVLRLAAQRNGDPPPRLITGAEQDGIIRELLAGDLEDGDRSPVAWPAHLRPALSTVGFATELRDLLARCTERGVDPVALQRIGRRAGRPEWVAAGRFAQAYEQIMLLRSAVGMAAPQASIPALGAAELVGAALEALAADPDLLAGEHARIKLLLVDDAQNLDPQAARLVRVLARGADLTVLAGDPNQAVFGYRGADPALLRGDEPAVTLTASHRCAPAIADAISAVARRLPRNDDGRVLTGTDGQPGSLSVRVAASPHAESAMIADALRRAHLVDGLAWSQMAVIVRSVPRLGAGLARTLAAAGVPVDTPTPTTPLAQQPAVQALLTVLAATAQGLDAERATALVTGPIGRVDPVSLRQLRRALRRADTAQPRRTFDELLIEALENGTDGLPENLARPLERVRKVLAAARRSAEDGADPRYTLWQAWHRSGLQRRWLAASERGGPAGVQADRDLDAVTTLFDVAEQYVTRTAGASLRGLIDHVAALGTPAREERADADAVTVLSAHAALGRQWEFVVLAGLQEGLWPNTIPRGGVLATQQLVDILDGVTDGTGQGVSTRAPVLADERRLLIAAMGRARSRLLVTAVDSDSGDESMLPSAFFYELAATAGDSDADLTAPVEAPRVLSPAAVVGRLRSVVCAPDGAVDDAQRACAAVQLARLAEAGVPGADPAQWQTLTPLSTEDPLWDGDDHTVTLSPSTLQMLTDCPLRWLLERHGGDDGRDVRSAVGSLIHELVSDPDRTESQMLNELEKVWSRLPFESRWYADNELTRHKTMLATFAEWRDRTRGQLTEVGTEIDVDGVIGGDADEGPQVRVRGRIDRLERDRDGRLVVVDLKTGKSPVTKDDAQCHAQLAMYQLAIAEGLLGDGDTPGGGRLVYLGKTSRGGATEREQNPLTPEAQAEWRETVQRAAAATRGPEFVARINDGCAHCPVRRMCPAQAAKGGCS from the coding sequence ATGTCCGCACCGCAGACCGATCTCACCCCCGCCGCGCTCACCGAGCCCGGCGTCCGTGGCGTCGTGCGCCTGCTCGGCGGCGCGGGCAGCGGTAAGAGCACCCTGCTGGTCGACACCGCGGTCGCGCACATCGCCGCCGGCCTGGACCCGGAATCGGTTCTGCTGCTGACGGGCTCGGCCCGGCTCGGCTCCGAGGCCCGCGCCCGCATCACGGCGGCGCTGCTGCGGGCGGGCGGGCGCACCGTGGTCCGCGAGCCGCTGGTGCGCACCGTGCACTCCTACGCGTTCGCGGTGCTGCGGCTGGCCGCCCAGCGCAACGGCGACCCGCCGCCGCGGCTGATCACCGGCGCCGAACAGGACGGCATCATCCGCGAACTGCTCGCCGGTGACCTCGAGGACGGCGACCGCTCGCCGGTGGCCTGGCCTGCGCATCTGCGGCCCGCGCTGAGCACCGTTGGGTTCGCCACCGAGCTGCGCGACCTGCTGGCCCGCTGCACCGAGCGCGGGGTGGATCCGGTTGCGCTGCAGCGCATCGGCCGCCGCGCCGGCCGGCCCGAGTGGGTGGCCGCAGGCCGGTTCGCCCAGGCCTACGAGCAGATCATGCTGCTGCGCTCGGCGGTCGGCATGGCCGCCCCGCAGGCCAGCATCCCCGCGCTGGGGGCGGCCGAACTCGTCGGCGCCGCGCTGGAGGCGCTGGCCGCCGACCCGGACCTGCTCGCCGGTGAGCACGCCCGGATCAAGCTGTTGCTGGTCGACGACGCGCAGAACCTCGACCCGCAGGCGGCGCGGCTGGTGCGGGTGCTCGCGCGCGGCGCCGACCTCACCGTGCTGGCCGGCGACCCGAACCAGGCGGTCTTCGGATACCGCGGCGCCGATCCGGCCTTGCTGCGCGGTGACGAGCCGGCGGTCACGCTCACCGCGTCGCACCGCTGCGCCCCCGCGATCGCCGACGCGATCAGCGCGGTCGCGCGCCGCCTGCCCCGCAACGACGACGGGCGCGTGCTCACCGGCACGGACGGCCAGCCCGGGTCGCTGAGCGTGCGGGTGGCAGCGTCCCCGCACGCCGAGTCCGCGATGATCGCCGACGCGCTGCGCCGCGCCCATCTCGTCGACGGGCTGGCGTGGTCGCAGATGGCGGTGATCGTGCGGTCGGTGCCGCGGCTGGGTGCCGGGCTGGCCCGCACCCTGGCTGCCGCCGGGGTGCCGGTGGACACGCCGACGCCGACGACGCCGCTGGCCCAACAGCCGGCCGTGCAGGCGCTGCTGACCGTGCTGGCCGCCACCGCGCAGGGGCTGGACGCCGAGCGGGCGACCGCGCTGGTGACCGGTCCGATCGGGCGGGTCGACCCGGTGTCGCTGCGCCAGCTGCGCCGGGCGCTGCGCCGCGCCGACACCGCGCAGCCGCGCCGCACCTTCGACGAGCTGCTCATCGAGGCGCTCGAGAACGGCACCGACGGGTTGCCGGAGAACCTGGCCCGCCCGCTCGAGCGGGTGCGCAAGGTGCTGGCGGCCGCCAGGCGCAGCGCCGAGGACGGCGCCGACCCGCGCTACACGCTGTGGCAGGCCTGGCACCGCTCGGGCCTGCAGCGGCGCTGGCTGGCCGCCAGTGAGCGCGGCGGACCGGCGGGGGTGCAGGCCGACCGCGACCTCGACGCGGTCACCACGCTGTTCGACGTCGCCGAGCAGTACGTCACCCGCACCGCGGGCGCCTCGCTGCGCGGGCTCATCGACCACGTCGCCGCGCTGGGCACCCCGGCCCGCGAGGAGCGCGCCGACGCCGACGCCGTCACCGTGCTCAGCGCGCACGCCGCACTGGGCCGCCAGTGGGAGTTCGTCGTCCTGGCCGGGCTGCAGGAAGGACTGTGGCCCAACACGATTCCGCGCGGCGGCGTGCTGGCCACCCAGCAGCTGGTCGACATCCTCGACGGGGTCACCGACGGCACCGGGCAGGGCGTGTCGACCAGGGCGCCGGTGCTGGCCGACGAGCGGCGGCTGTTGATCGCCGCGATGGGCCGGGCCCGCAGCCGGCTGCTGGTCACCGCGGTCGACAGCGACAGCGGCGACGAGTCGATGCTGCCGTCGGCGTTCTTCTACGAACTCGCCGCCACCGCCGGAGACTCCGACGCCGACCTCACCGCACCGGTCGAGGCGCCGCGGGTGCTGTCCCCGGCGGCGGTGGTCGGGCGGCTGCGTTCGGTGGTGTGCGCCCCCGACGGTGCGGTTGATGACGCGCAACGCGCCTGTGCGGCAGTGCAACTGGCGCGGCTGGCGGAGGCGGGTGTGCCGGGCGCCGACCCGGCGCAGTGGCAGACGCTGACCCCGTTGTCCACCGAGGACCCGCTGTGGGACGGCGACGACCACACCGTGACCCTGTCGCCGTCGACGCTGCAGATGCTCACCGACTGCCCGCTGCGCTGGCTCTTGGAACGCCACGGCGGCGACGACGGCCGCGACGTGCGCTCGGCGGTCGGCTCACTGATCCACGAGCTGGTCTCCGACCCGGACCGCACCGAGAGCCAGATGCTCAACGAGCTCGAAAAGGTCTGGTCCAGGCTGCCGTTCGAGTCCCGGTGGTACGCCGACAACGAACTCACCCGCCACAAGACCATGCTGGCCACGTTCGCCGAGTGGCGGGACCGCACCCGCGGTCAGCTCACCGAGGTGGGCACCGAGATCGACGTCGACGGGGTCATCGGTGGAGATGCTGACGAGGGCCCGCAGGTGCGGGTGCGCGGCCGGATCGACCGGCTCGAACGCGACCGCGACGGCCGGCTCGTCGTGGTCGACCTCAAGACCGGCAAGAGCCCGGTCACCAAGGACGACGCACAGTGTCACGCCCAGCTGGCGATGTATCAGTTGGCGATCGCCGAAGGGCTGCTCGGCGACGGGGACACCCCCGGCGGCGGCCGGCTGGTCTACCTCGGCAAGACGTCCCGCGGCGGAGCCACCGAGCGGGAGCAGAACCCGCTGACGCCGGAGGCGCAGGCCGAGTGGCGCGAGACCGTGCAGCGCGCGGCCGCCGCGACCCGGGGCCCGGAGTTCGTCGCCCGGATCAACGACGGATGCGCGCACTGCCCGGTACGCAGGATGTGCCCGGCGCAGGCCGCGAAGGGAGGATGCTCGTGA